A window of the Bacteroides thetaiotaomicron VPI-5482 genome harbors these coding sequences:
- a CDS encoding DsbA family protein: MSAQYDLYETPDIKQTGEKQPLHPRIVPKGTIGQDEFLDRVHKFTGISRSLLAGAMQSFQNELKDLLANGWIVELGEIGYFSVSLQGPPVMHKKDVRAQSIKLKNINYLPTKQFKREVGYDMRLERTESLTRPKGNGRSEAECLALITAHLEKYPCMTRTDYCHMTGHDKKRALKELNAFIEKEILMRYGAGKQVVYAKKMI; encoded by the coding sequence ATGAGCGCACAGTATGACCTTTACGAGACTCCCGATATCAAGCAGACAGGAGAAAAACAGCCCCTTCATCCCCGCATTGTTCCCAAAGGGACTATCGGTCAGGACGAATTTCTAGACCGCGTGCACAAATTTACGGGAATCAGCCGTAGTTTGCTGGCAGGAGCAATGCAGTCTTTTCAAAATGAGTTAAAAGATTTACTGGCTAACGGCTGGATTGTAGAATTAGGCGAGATCGGCTATTTCTCCGTATCGCTGCAAGGACCACCCGTAATGCACAAGAAAGATGTGCGTGCACAATCAATCAAACTAAAAAACATCAACTATCTACCGACCAAACAATTCAAGCGGGAAGTAGGGTATGACATGAGATTGGAACGTACCGAATCTCTCACCCGCCCCAAAGGTAACGGACGTAGCGAAGCGGAATGTCTGGCACTAATAACCGCCCACCTTGAAAAATATCCTTGCATGACTCGCACTGATTATTGCCATATGACCGGTCACGACAAAAAGCGTGCACTAAAAGAACTGAACGCTTTTATCGAAAAAGAGATACTGATGCGCTACGGAGCAGGAAAACAGGTGGTTTATGCGAAGAAAATGATTTGA
- a CDS encoding HU family DNA-binding protein — protein sequence MALRYVVKKRMIGFGKEKTEKYVAQNFITNTVNFKDLCDEISKVGMVPSGAVKFVLDALIDTLNINLNKGISVQLGDFGQFRPGISSESQETEAAVDSDTIRRVKIVFTPRYKFKDMLKKASIQKLVTGSEIVDNGNTPTPPNPDGGGDGGDEEAPDPTV from the coding sequence ATGGCACTTAGGTATGTCGTTAAAAAAAGAATGATTGGTTTCGGTAAAGAGAAAACCGAAAAGTATGTAGCACAGAATTTTATTACCAATACGGTTAATTTCAAGGATTTGTGTGATGAGATTTCAAAAGTGGGAATGGTTCCCAGCGGAGCGGTCAAGTTTGTACTCGATGCACTGATCGATACGCTGAATATAAACTTAAACAAAGGTATTTCCGTACAACTGGGTGATTTCGGTCAATTCCGTCCCGGCATCAGCAGCGAAAGCCAGGAGACAGAAGCGGCAGTGGATTCCGACACGATTCGTCGGGTGAAAATCGTATTTACTCCGAGATACAAGTTTAAGGATATGCTGAAAAAGGCAAGTATTCAAAAACTGGTAACCGGCAGCGAGATCGTTGACAACGGAAACACTCCTACTCCTCCCAACCCCGACGGCGGTGGTGACGGCGGCGATGAGGAAGCACCTGACCCGACAGTATAA
- a CDS encoding BT_3044 domain-containing protein, producing the protein MKRDFITILALMTALSSCNDDALFEKEMYKNVVALISSDYYNTFEEVVTLSPTGEEATGYIAACTGGTHAPKQNMVIGLEEDLTSLEFYNRSLYDVDEACYAKFLSSDKYEIVDYKIQINAGERTGRTMIKIRPEGLSPDSTYFVGLKATDISGVEINESKNTILYQILIKNDYATQGENVYYSMTGLADGMATAGNKKMFPLTHNSVRVIAGTESFESNVDHINKTAIILQVEENNHVTIKPYKDIEVTQIDGDSKYPNTFKVEESFGHTYNVFLLSYRYTKDGKSKVMQEELRLEINN; encoded by the coding sequence ATGAAACGAGATTTTATAACGATACTCGCACTTATGACAGCGCTTTCGTCATGCAATGACGATGCGCTGTTTGAAAAGGAAATGTACAAGAATGTAGTGGCCCTGATCAGCAGTGACTACTATAACACGTTTGAAGAAGTGGTCACCTTGTCCCCTACCGGAGAAGAGGCGACAGGATATATCGCAGCCTGCACCGGAGGTACCCATGCCCCAAAACAAAACATGGTGATCGGGCTGGAAGAAGACCTGACTTCACTGGAATTCTACAACCGGTCTCTTTACGACGTCGATGAAGCCTGCTATGCCAAATTCCTGTCCAGTGACAAATACGAGATCGTAGATTACAAGATTCAGATCAATGCAGGCGAACGGACAGGCAGAACCATGATCAAGATACGTCCCGAAGGACTGTCGCCGGATTCTACCTACTTCGTAGGATTAAAAGCTACGGATATCTCCGGTGTCGAGATTAATGAAAGCAAAAACACCATTCTATATCAAATACTTATCAAGAACGATTATGCAACGCAGGGCGAAAACGTTTACTATTCAATGACCGGTCTGGCAGACGGGATGGCAACCGCAGGTAACAAGAAGATGTTTCCACTCACCCACAACAGCGTACGCGTGATAGCCGGAACGGAGTCTTTTGAAAGCAATGTGGATCACATCAACAAAACCGCCATCATACTGCAAGTGGAGGAAAACAATCATGTCACGATAAAGCCGTACAAGGATATTGAGGTAACTCAGATAGACGGTGACTCCAAATACCCCAATACATTCAAGGTAGAGGAATCTTTCGGTCATACTTATAATGTATTTCTGCTGTCGTACCGATACACAAAGGATGGGAAAAGCAAGGTGATGCAAGAGGAATTGCGGCTGGAAATAAATAATTAA
- the rd gene encoding rubredoxin → MKKYICTVCEYIYDPAQGDPESGIEPGTAFEDIPDDWTCPLCGVGKEDFEPYEG, encoded by the coding sequence ATGAAAAAGTACATTTGCACAGTCTGTGAATACATTTACGACCCCGCACAAGGAGATCCCGAGAGCGGAATTGAACCGGGAACAGCATTTGAAGACATTCCGGATGATTGGACTTGTCCACTTTGCGGAGTCGGAAAAGAGGACTTTGAACCGTACGAAGGATAA
- a CDS encoding sensor histidine kinase, producing the protein MQKRLFRESRKLEHTNHIASAILKNVHAYILLIDNDFKVLKTNYYQLTGTQKGLEEKRVGDLLQCRNALSAEGGCGTHAYCGSCPIRCAIRQAFEQRRGFTDLNATLNVLTSEKKSVECDAVISGSYFLLNEEENMVLTVHDITQLKQAEKQLALAKEKAENADLSKSTFLANMSHEIRTPLNAITGFAEILASANTEEEKAQYQEIIKMNADLLLQLVNDILDMSKIEAGTLEFVYTKVDINLLLSDLRQLFQMKVNDAGGNIQIIAEPSLPSCSIETDRNRVAQVLSNFTTNAIKFTQEGTISIGYEARDTELYFYVTDTGAGIPADKLPEVFGRFVKLNKDKKGTGLGLSISKTIVNKLEGQIGADSVEGKGSTFWFTIPYRTCGRPE; encoded by the coding sequence ATGCAAAAGCGACTATTCCGGGAGTCCAGAAAACTGGAACATACCAACCACATCGCCAGCGCCATTCTGAAAAATGTCCATGCCTATATCTTATTAATAGATAATGACTTCAAAGTATTAAAAACAAACTACTATCAACTCACCGGAACTCAGAAAGGTCTGGAAGAAAAGAGAGTGGGCGACTTATTGCAATGCCGCAACGCATTATCGGCAGAAGGAGGTTGCGGTACTCATGCTTACTGCGGTTCCTGTCCCATACGTTGCGCCATCCGTCAGGCTTTCGAACAAAGAAGAGGCTTCACAGACCTTAATGCAACTCTGAATGTGCTTACTTCCGAAAAGAAATCCGTAGAATGTGACGCCGTAATATCCGGTTCCTATTTTCTCCTTAACGAAGAAGAGAATATGGTACTCACCGTGCACGATATCACCCAACTCAAACAAGCAGAAAAGCAACTGGCACTTGCCAAGGAGAAAGCAGAAAATGCCGACCTTTCGAAGTCTACCTTCCTCGCCAATATGAGTCACGAAATCCGCACGCCTCTCAACGCCATCACGGGATTTGCAGAAATACTTGCCAGCGCCAATACGGAAGAAGAAAAGGCACAATATCAGGAAATCATAAAAATGAATGCCGATCTGCTGCTGCAACTGGTAAACGATATTCTGGATATGTCGAAAATAGAAGCCGGCACACTGGAATTTGTATATACAAAGGTAGATATCAACCTGTTACTATCCGACCTGCGACAGCTTTTCCAAATGAAAGTCAACGATGCAGGAGGAAATATTCAAATAATAGCAGAACCAAGCCTTCCCTCCTGTAGCATAGAGACCGACCGGAACCGTGTCGCGCAGGTGCTCTCCAATTTTACCACCAACGCCATTAAATTCACGCAGGAGGGAACGATCAGCATCGGTTATGAGGCAAGAGATACCGAACTTTATTTTTATGTCACCGACACCGGAGCCGGAATCCCTGCCGACAAACTACCGGAAGTTTTCGGCCGCTTTGTGAAACTGAACAAAGACAAGAAAGGAACGGGGCTGGGACTTTCCATCTCTAAAACCATCGTAAACAAATTGGAGGGGCAAATCGGCGCAGACTCCGTAGAAGGCAAGGGATCAACGTTCTGGTTTACCATTCCCTATCGTACTTGCGGACGTCCCGAATAA
- a CDS encoding RagB/SusD family nutrient uptake outer membrane protein, translating into MKTSLIKKTARTFFLVQAVMLVTSCSNFLNIDNYFDDEFNIDSVFTNARYMEAYMWGAAAMFPDEAQTIRNGYTPGPMATDEGFNGLTGSGTANIYHGMDFANGKITQDFLGDGSPNLNQWGKYYKIIRKCNSILQNLDRPKDLTNSERLRLEGYTRFIRAFAYYNLLVDYGPAILLGDEVVNTNEPIEYYDRPRATYDETMNYTCEEFEKAARLLPSPQDVSTLDFGRPTKGAALGLVARLRLIHASPLFNGGPVASSYFGNWKRKTDGVHYVSQQYDESRWAVAAAAAKRVMDMGAYKLYTYAKDDNTPELPAGVTSDPNFYDAYPNGANGIDPFKSYSDIFTGEAVASINPELIWGRNTTYLNETISKGSFPPSMGGWGRFCVTQKVVDAYLMDDGRTKEEAAADGYYSETGFTSEPRNFSGYPLNAGVYKMYANREMRFYASVGFNEAVWQALSSSTLNNHTAKYYYQDEDGRGGVTATSPNYPITGYVIKKYNNPMDAWTGTGARHIQKAYPIIRYAEILLSYAEALNNLTGPHTVELDGQPYTMSRDKAEIKKAFNQVRYRAGLPGLTANQLNSTPEVQKQIERERMVEFLWENRRFYDVRRWGIYEETEQEPIRGMNPDGATKETYYQRVIPSSSSFLTRVVDKRSVWVPIPRNEMRRLPSLDQNPGY; encoded by the coding sequence TTCAGGCAGTCATGTTAGTAACGTCTTGCAGCAACTTCTTAAACATAGACAATTACTTTGATGATGAATTCAACATCGACTCGGTTTTCACCAATGCCCGATATATGGAAGCGTATATGTGGGGAGCGGCAGCCATGTTCCCGGATGAGGCACAGACCATCCGTAACGGGTACACACCGGGACCGATGGCGACCGACGAAGGATTTAACGGACTGACCGGAAGCGGAACGGCCAATATCTATCACGGCATGGATTTCGCCAACGGAAAGATCACACAGGATTTCCTCGGAGACGGCTCCCCCAACCTGAACCAATGGGGCAAATACTACAAAATTATCCGTAAGTGCAACAGCATCCTGCAAAACCTCGACCGCCCGAAAGACCTGACAAACTCGGAACGGCTCAGATTGGAAGGATACACACGTTTTATCCGTGCCTTCGCCTACTACAATCTTTTGGTCGATTACGGTCCGGCAATCTTGCTGGGAGACGAAGTAGTGAATACCAACGAACCTATCGAATACTACGACCGCCCCAGAGCCACCTATGACGAAACAATGAACTATACTTGTGAGGAGTTCGAAAAAGCGGCACGGCTGCTGCCCTCGCCTCAGGATGTTTCCACGCTGGACTTCGGACGCCCCACCAAAGGAGCCGCACTCGGCCTGGTAGCCCGCCTGCGATTGATACACGCCAGCCCGCTATTCAACGGGGGGCCTGTTGCCAGCTCCTATTTCGGCAACTGGAAACGCAAGACCGACGGTGTGCATTATGTCTCCCAGCAATATGACGAAAGCCGGTGGGCAGTAGCTGCCGCCGCCGCAAAACGGGTGATGGATATGGGAGCGTACAAGCTCTATACATATGCAAAAGACGACAATACGCCGGAACTTCCCGCCGGAGTCACTTCCGACCCCAATTTCTATGACGCCTACCCGAACGGAGCCAACGGAATAGACCCTTTCAAATCTTATTCGGACATCTTTACCGGCGAAGCCGTAGCGTCCATCAACCCGGAATTGATCTGGGGAAGAAACACGACGTACCTCAACGAAACCATCAGCAAAGGTTCTTTCCCTCCCTCGATGGGTGGATGGGGACGTTTCTGCGTCACTCAGAAAGTGGTAGACGCCTATCTGATGGACGACGGGCGTACGAAAGAAGAAGCCGCCGCCGACGGATATTACTCGGAGACAGGCTTCACTTCCGAACCGCGTAACTTTTCCGGCTATCCCCTCAACGCCGGTGTATATAAGATGTACGCCAATCGTGAAATGCGGTTCTACGCATCTGTAGGATTCAATGAGGCAGTATGGCAGGCATTGTCCAGTTCGACTCTCAACAACCACACAGCCAAGTACTACTATCAGGATGAAGACGGTCGTGGCGGTGTTACAGCCACTTCGCCCAACTATCCCATCACCGGATACGTAATCAAAAAGTACAATAACCCGATGGATGCCTGGACCGGCACCGGAGCCCGCCATATCCAGAAAGCCTATCCCATCATCCGCTATGCGGAAATCCTGCTATCGTATGCGGAGGCACTCAACAACCTGACCGGCCCCCACACCGTAGAACTGGACGGTCAGCCTTATACCATGAGCAGAGATAAAGCGGAAATTAAAAAAGCATTCAATCAAGTCCGCTACAGGGCCGGACTGCCGGGGCTGACAGCCAATCAACTCAACAGTACGCCGGAAGTACAGAAACAGATAGAACGCGAACGTATGGTAGAGTTTTTATGGGAAAACAGACGTTTCTATGATGTTCGCCGCTGGGGTATTTATGAAGAGACAGAGCAGGAACCTATCCGTGGAATGAATCCCGACGGCGCAACCAAAGAGACCTACTACCAGCGTGTCATCCCTAGTTCTTCCTCATTCCTGACGAGGGTGGTTGACAAAAGGTCTGTCTGGGTGCCCATACCACGCAACGAAATGAGAAGACTGCCTTCTCTCGACCAGAATCCGGGTTATTAA